A section of the Roseomonas marmotae genome encodes:
- a CDS encoding MarR family winged helix-turn-helix transcriptional regulator — translation MAVQNSPDQLVGILRDTVVALVRRDGHDLSARQLGVFLTVYLGDGPHTVRGLAATLNVSKPAITRALDRLGELDLAKRKTDPQDRRSVLVQRTTKGSTFLRDIRTVMVEADASVRAVPTSVAANTESATRRAV, via the coding sequence ATGGCCGTTCAAAACAGCCCTGACCAGTTGGTCGGAATCCTCAGGGACACGGTTGTGGCCCTGGTGCGGCGGGACGGGCATGACCTTTCGGCGCGCCAGTTGGGCGTGTTCCTCACCGTCTATCTCGGTGACGGGCCCCATACCGTGCGCGGCCTCGCAGCGACGCTGAATGTTTCCAAGCCGGCCATTACGCGCGCCCTGGACCGCCTGGGCGAACTGGACCTGGCGAAGCGCAAGACCGACCCGCAGGATCGCCGCAGCGTGCTGGTGCAGCGGACCACCAAGGGTTCCACCTTCCTGCGCGACATCCGTACCGTGATGGTCGAGGCCGATGCCAGTGTCCGCGCCGTGCCGACCTCGGTGGCCGCCAATACTGAGAGTGCGACGCGCCGCGCGGTGTGA